In a genomic window of Occallatibacter riparius:
- a CDS encoding M48 family metalloprotease: MTYRKIPFCLLISALCIPLAFAKKQPKYEMAHQLTPEQAALVQRSVEREKVLIKAIQQRTPLVETYIQDTKPDQKLYQVPISDTYMLSRVDFGKGFFDRAYEPRENKKKGGWFKNSVGSISGLTKALGLDTKFTYNPLGFTEMMFLDPSSFDQNHYQFSYVRREFLGTVRTWVFDVHPKTNGQGRFYGRVWIEDEDANIVRFNGTFTPPTNEDSSKYYFHFDSWRMNVQPGIWLPVAVYVEESQRTEGEKGVGLKAQTHFWGYSLKLPTRDSENVSVKVDEAEDKSEDSQDVSPLQAQREWVLQAENNVLDRLTEAGLLAPPTQGGYEQTVLEQIVTNLAVPNNLAFTTPVRCRVMLTSTIEMTTVGNTIIVSKGLVDSMPNEATIASVIAMELAHIVMGHHIDTRYAFNDRLLFPDESTFQRINMYHTDHDNDDAQKRAMQYLQASMYKDQLPQAGLFWTQLQDRGKVLKNLNTPKLGDSLLRADGTPWMSDLSHQSPKINWDDLAQVPALPLGSWLKTDPWDDRVHMLNAKRYAPMNPRDKMPLEVTPVYFKLQRYNASNVAPNSASPGAQPGGDPNQNPTGTSTPPPAAAQPAAGDTSAQQQQQQQPATPQ; this comes from the coding sequence ATGACGTATAGGAAGATCCCCTTTTGCCTGCTGATTTCAGCGCTTTGCATTCCTTTAGCGTTCGCGAAAAAGCAGCCGAAATATGAGATGGCTCACCAGCTCACGCCAGAACAGGCGGCGCTGGTCCAGAGGTCGGTTGAGCGCGAGAAAGTTCTGATCAAGGCGATCCAGCAGCGCACGCCGCTGGTGGAGACTTACATCCAGGACACGAAGCCGGACCAGAAGCTCTACCAGGTTCCTATCTCCGACACGTACATGCTGAGCCGGGTTGATTTCGGAAAGGGATTTTTTGACCGCGCTTACGAGCCCCGCGAGAACAAGAAAAAGGGCGGCTGGTTCAAGAACTCGGTTGGCTCGATTTCAGGCCTCACGAAGGCGCTGGGGCTGGACACGAAGTTCACCTACAATCCGCTGGGATTCACGGAGATGATGTTCCTGGATCCGAGCTCATTCGACCAGAACCACTACCAGTTCAGCTATGTGAGGCGCGAGTTTCTGGGAACGGTGCGGACCTGGGTGTTCGACGTTCATCCGAAGACCAATGGGCAGGGGCGCTTCTACGGGCGCGTGTGGATTGAGGATGAGGACGCAAACATTGTCCGCTTCAACGGCACGTTCACGCCACCGACCAATGAGGATTCCTCGAAGTACTACTTCCACTTCGATAGCTGGCGCATGAATGTGCAGCCGGGCATCTGGCTGCCGGTGGCCGTGTACGTGGAAGAGTCGCAGCGCACGGAAGGCGAAAAGGGTGTTGGCCTGAAGGCGCAGACGCACTTCTGGGGCTACAGCCTGAAGCTGCCTACGCGCGACAGCGAGAATGTCAGCGTGAAGGTGGACGAGGCCGAGGATAAGAGCGAGGACTCGCAGGATGTGAGCCCACTGCAGGCGCAGCGCGAGTGGGTTCTGCAGGCCGAGAACAACGTGCTCGATCGTCTGACTGAAGCAGGCCTGCTGGCTCCGCCGACGCAGGGCGGCTACGAGCAGACGGTGCTGGAGCAGATTGTGACGAACCTGGCGGTTCCGAACAATCTGGCGTTCACCACTCCGGTGCGCTGCCGCGTGATGCTGACCAGCACGATTGAAATGACGACGGTGGGCAACACGATCATTGTGAGCAAGGGCCTGGTCGACTCGATGCCGAATGAGGCCACGATTGCTTCAGTTATAGCGATGGAGCTGGCGCACATCGTGATGGGGCATCACATCGATACGCGCTACGCGTTCAACGATCGGCTTCTCTTCCCCGATGAGTCGACGTTCCAGCGCATCAACATGTATCACACCGATCATGACAACGACGATGCGCAGAAGCGGGCAATGCAGTATCTGCAGGCGTCGATGTACAAGGATCAATTGCCCCAGGCCGGGCTTTTCTGGACGCAGCTTCAGGATCGCGGCAAGGTGCTGAAGAACCTGAATACTCCGAAGCTGGGCGACAGCCTCCTACGTGCGGACGGCACGCCGTGGATGAGCGATCTGTCGCACCAGTCGCCGAAGATCAACTGGGACGACCTGGCACAGGTTCCGGCGCTCCCGCTGGGAAGCTGGTTGAAGACCGACCCGTGGGACGATCGCGTGCACATGCTGAATGCGAAGCGTTACGCTCCAATGAATCCGCGCGACAAGATGCCGCTTGAGGTGACGCCTGTGTACTTCAAGCTGCAGCGTTACAACGCGTCGAATGTGGCGCCGAATTCGGCAAGCCCGGGAGCGCAACCTGGCGGGGATCCGAATCAGAACCCGACTGGGACGTCTACGCCGCCTCCTGCTGCAGCGCAGCCGGCGGCGGGCGATACCTCGGCTCAGCAGCAGCAACAACAACAGCCCGCTACGCCGCAGTAA
- a CDS encoding energy transducer TonB, translating to MSSNGYPIRANFGLLPEPQKSPASFITSAAINLTILGVVLYIGMTAKRVIETHKFEQTELIFPTTPPPPPMKLKIPPPPKIEPPKPEVKLEAPKINLPKPEPKPDVKPVNLEAKMKVPVVKEAKPSVILAPQPKAALTAAAPAQVTQVKPSTAPVHLGETFGVTPNPGATKPATVAAIGNPYGGMNGPAVAPRGVVGSTGIGNGTKSGSNAGVVGHVASAGIPGATGTGNGTSAYGGGKVASAGIPAMQQAAVATPAANAVPKSTNLEVLSKPPVQYTAEARQLRVQGDVVLRVTFTANGQVIIQGVVHGLGHGLDEEARRVAQQIRFRPATRNGQAVDLTTNITITFQLA from the coding sequence ATGTCCAGCAATGGGTATCCAATCAGGGCGAATTTCGGGCTCCTGCCTGAGCCGCAAAAGAGTCCTGCGTCTTTTATAACCAGCGCCGCTATCAACCTGACGATTCTTGGCGTGGTTCTGTACATCGGAATGACTGCGAAGCGTGTCATTGAGACGCACAAGTTTGAGCAGACGGAGCTTATTTTCCCGACGACTCCGCCGCCTCCGCCCATGAAGCTGAAAATTCCGCCTCCGCCGAAGATAGAACCGCCGAAGCCCGAGGTGAAGCTGGAAGCACCAAAGATCAATTTGCCCAAGCCGGAACCCAAGCCGGATGTGAAGCCGGTGAATCTGGAAGCCAAGATGAAGGTTCCGGTGGTGAAGGAGGCGAAGCCCTCGGTGATTCTGGCTCCGCAGCCGAAGGCGGCGCTGACGGCAGCGGCGCCGGCGCAGGTTACCCAAGTGAAGCCTTCGACGGCGCCCGTACATCTGGGCGAGACGTTCGGCGTGACGCCGAATCCGGGAGCGACCAAGCCGGCGACGGTGGCGGCAATTGGCAATCCCTATGGCGGGATGAACGGGCCGGCTGTTGCGCCGCGCGGCGTAGTGGGATCGACCGGGATCGGCAATGGAACGAAGTCCGGATCGAATGCCGGCGTGGTTGGCCACGTAGCATCGGCGGGAATTCCGGGAGCGACGGGTACCGGCAACGGAACGTCGGCCTACGGCGGCGGGAAGGTCGCATCGGCGGGAATTCCAGCGATGCAGCAGGCTGCGGTGGCGACTCCGGCGGCGAACGCGGTTCCCAAGTCAACGAATCTCGAAGTGCTGTCGAAGCCGCCGGTGCAGTACACGGCCGAGGCCCGCCAGCTCAGGGTGCAGGGCGATGTAGTTCTGCGGGTTACTTTCACGGCAAATGGGCAGGTAATTATCCAAGGGGTCGTGCATGGGCTGGGACACGGGCTGGATGAGGAGGCTCGCCGTGTTGCCCAGCAGATTCGTTTCCGTCCGGCCACTCGCAACGGCCAGGCGGTGGATCTAACAACGAACATTACCATCACGTTCCAATTGGCTTGA
- the galE gene encoding UDP-glucose 4-epimerase GalE encodes MKLLVTGGAGYIGGTVAGLLVDRGHQAVVFDNLSHGRQDLLPQGVEFILGELADRSHLERIFTEAKEQGSPFDGVLHFAALIEAGESMVKPEIYFRNNTASTLSLFEAMLSSGPRKLVFSSTAAVYGEPEVVPIPEDARLQPTNTYGESKLLVEHMLRWMNQIHGLRYASLRYFNVAGAPESADGGITRGEAHEPESHLIPLILDVALGRRQSIRIYGDDYPTPDGTCIRDYIHVSDLADAHLLALDALESSSRLIFNLGNGKGFSVKEVIESARRVTGHPIPAELHPRRPGDPAFLVAGSEKAIKELGWKPRYTQLDDILRTAWAWHQQRYNK; translated from the coding sequence GTGAAGCTTCTTGTAACCGGTGGTGCAGGATACATCGGAGGCACGGTCGCCGGCCTCCTCGTTGACCGCGGTCATCAGGCGGTCGTTTTTGACAATCTCAGCCACGGTCGACAGGACCTTCTGCCTCAGGGCGTTGAGTTTATCCTCGGCGAGCTGGCCGACCGCTCCCATCTCGAGCGCATCTTCACCGAAGCAAAAGAGCAGGGAAGTCCCTTCGACGGCGTCCTGCACTTCGCCGCGCTCATTGAAGCTGGCGAGTCCATGGTCAAACCGGAAATTTACTTCCGTAACAACACCGCCTCCACCCTCAGCCTCTTTGAGGCCATGCTCTCCAGCGGCCCCCGCAAGCTCGTCTTCTCCTCCACCGCGGCCGTCTACGGCGAGCCCGAAGTTGTCCCCATCCCTGAAGACGCCCGCCTCCAGCCCACCAACACCTACGGCGAATCCAAGCTGCTCGTCGAGCACATGCTCCGCTGGATGAACCAGATACACGGCCTCCGCTACGCCTCGCTCCGCTACTTCAACGTCGCCGGCGCGCCGGAAAGCGCGGACGGCGGCATCACCCGCGGCGAAGCCCACGAGCCCGAGTCGCACCTCATCCCCCTCATCCTCGACGTCGCCCTCGGCCGCCGCCAGTCCATCCGCATCTACGGCGACGACTACCCCACCCCCGACGGCACCTGCATCCGCGACTATATACATGTCTCCGATCTGGCCGACGCCCATCTGCTCGCCCTCGACGCCCTCGAATCCTCGAGCCGCCTCATCTTCAACCTAGGCAACGGCAAAGGCTTCAGCGTCAAAGAAGTCATCGAGTCCGCCCGCCGCGTCACCGGCCATCCCATCCCCGCCGAACTCCACCCCCGCCGCCCCGGCGACCCCGCCTTCCTCGTAGCCGGCAGCGAAAAAGCTATCAAAGAGCTAGGCTGGAAACCCCGCTACACCCAGCTAGACGACATCCTCCGCACCGCCTGGGCCTGGCACCAGCAGCGCTACAACAAATAG
- a CDS encoding DUF4184 family protein yields MPFTFAHAAAALPFRRTKLIASGVVIGCFAPDFEYFVRLAPKGGFGHTLPGLFALDLPLGLAVFWLFHKYAKHPLWLWSPNGVRRRVKLDSRTAPFQGVAQIALVLVSILIGAATHILWDSFTHRSFWPYQHWIFLRYTVRLPIAGSVPYYKLLQHASTAIGMIVLWIWFVRQPSNAPIDLPRSGSAKANERIAFVSVSAIALAGGILRAFAGAGVPSGLHRIETFSADAVITTISLFWLGTVIFGVLLHKSSSQT; encoded by the coding sequence ATGCCCTTCACCTTCGCCCACGCCGCTGCGGCGCTACCGTTTCGCCGCACGAAACTCATCGCGTCGGGCGTCGTGATCGGCTGTTTTGCGCCTGACTTCGAATACTTCGTGCGGCTTGCTCCAAAGGGAGGTTTCGGCCATACACTGCCCGGTCTCTTCGCGCTCGATCTGCCACTTGGTTTGGCCGTCTTCTGGCTGTTTCACAAATACGCCAAACACCCACTCTGGTTGTGGTCGCCGAACGGCGTTCGTCGAAGGGTGAAACTCGATTCACGCACCGCGCCCTTTCAAGGTGTCGCTCAGATTGCGCTCGTTTTGGTCTCGATTCTCATAGGAGCAGCGACACATATCCTTTGGGATTCGTTCACGCACCGTTCCTTCTGGCCTTACCAGCATTGGATTTTTCTGCGCTACACGGTGCGGTTGCCCATTGCCGGGTCAGTGCCGTATTACAAACTGCTCCAGCATGCGAGCACGGCCATTGGAATGATCGTGCTTTGGATCTGGTTTGTGCGGCAGCCCAGCAACGCTCCGATCGATCTACCCAGGTCCGGGAGCGCGAAGGCCAATGAACGGATCGCCTTCGTGTCTGTATCTGCGATCGCGCTCGCAGGAGGAATACTGCGCGCTTTTGCGGGTGCGGGAGTCCCCAGCGGCCTGCATCGAATTGAGACTTTCTCCGCAGACGCCGTCATTACGACCATTAGTTTGTTCTGGCTCGGAACAGTGATCTTTGGCGTCCTCCTACACAAAAGCAGCAGCCAGACGTAG
- a CDS encoding penicillin-binding transpeptidase domain-containing protein produces MEAATLRNRNRSRTTIARAIPLRVARFWLICLFFFVWAAAISGRLFYLQILRHQEYIDRAQKQQQRTFEVAPRRGVLYDRNLHELAMTVQVDSWYADPSEIDDKDEAARRLAAIVHTDSADGQTAEDQILNRLNTGGRFAWIARRVSNETSAKVKALNLKGLYTQKEFERFYPDNEIAAQVLGYVGTDDTGLGGLEQKFEGPLHGVPGRMFTAMDARRKVLGSTEKEPEPGQNLVLTIDSNIQFLAERALDHAMERVHADNGTVVIQDVHTGQILALAIRPTFNPNQYRHTTPALLKNHAVSDVYEPGSTFKLVAYSAALDAGVAKPDDMVDCQGGSITLAGRVIHDNQGEHMGLVTVQKALEESSDVGAIKMALKVGQDRYYNYVRAFGFGQKPGVELPGETRGLLRPVNKWSGSSIGSVAMGQEIGVTPLQLVSMVSTIANGGTYLPPHVLMPAQIQTAADKSVAQQTPQPIRLNEDLPNPLPQGARRVISELAAAQMRKMMEGVVLNGTGKSAQLNGYSSGGKTGTAQKVDPATHTYSKTMHIASFAGIAPVNNPVIAVAIVMDNPKAGSYYGAAVSAPVFQEVAQQVLEYLGVPHDEPVRPGKLPKETHQPTREDDHDETGEDINALYAAVNDLPNDDALRNQTAQAVQPAAQTVSAKPAASTAAPVAQSTTTAAVAPARSSSAGQPRTITVSEVVVKQTKQVKVPSFVGMSMRQVIETAAGAGLEVQLAGSGTIREQAPSPGAMVSPGTKVVVRGSH; encoded by the coding sequence ATGGAGGCCGCAACCCTTCGCAATCGTAACCGTAGTCGAACTACCATCGCGCGCGCTATCCCTCTCCGGGTAGCGCGCTTTTGGCTCATTTGCCTGTTCTTCTTCGTTTGGGCGGCTGCCATCTCCGGACGTCTCTTTTATCTCCAGATCCTGCGCCACCAGGAGTACATTGATCGCGCTCAGAAGCAGCAGCAGCGCACCTTTGAAGTAGCTCCGCGGCGCGGTGTGCTCTATGACCGCAATCTGCATGAACTTGCGATGACCGTGCAGGTCGACTCCTGGTATGCGGACCCCAGCGAGATTGACGACAAGGACGAAGCAGCGCGGCGGCTTGCCGCGATCGTGCACACTGACTCCGCAGACGGGCAAACTGCTGAAGACCAGATCCTCAATCGCCTGAATACGGGCGGGCGGTTTGCGTGGATTGCGCGGCGCGTTTCGAACGAGACCAGCGCGAAGGTGAAGGCGCTCAACCTGAAGGGGCTCTATACGCAGAAGGAGTTCGAGCGCTTCTATCCCGACAACGAGATTGCCGCGCAGGTGCTCGGTTATGTGGGTACCGATGATACGGGGCTCGGCGGGCTGGAGCAGAAGTTTGAAGGCCCGCTGCACGGCGTGCCGGGGCGCATGTTCACCGCCATGGACGCGCGACGCAAGGTGCTGGGTTCCACGGAAAAGGAGCCTGAGCCGGGGCAGAATCTCGTTCTCACCATTGACTCGAATATTCAGTTCCTGGCTGAGCGGGCTCTCGATCATGCGATGGAACGCGTGCACGCCGACAACGGAACGGTCGTGATTCAAGATGTGCACACGGGGCAGATTCTGGCGCTGGCAATCCGTCCCACCTTCAATCCGAACCAGTATCGGCACACGACGCCAGCTCTGTTGAAGAACCACGCGGTGAGCGATGTTTATGAACCGGGCTCGACGTTCAAGCTGGTGGCGTACTCGGCGGCGCTTGATGCAGGCGTAGCCAAGCCCGATGACATGGTGGACTGCCAGGGCGGATCGATCACCCTCGCAGGGCGCGTGATCCACGATAATCAGGGCGAGCACATGGGGCTGGTTACCGTGCAGAAGGCGCTTGAGGAATCGAGTGACGTGGGCGCGATCAAGATGGCGCTCAAAGTGGGCCAGGATCGCTACTACAACTACGTGCGCGCATTTGGATTCGGGCAGAAGCCAGGTGTCGAGCTACCCGGCGAGACACGCGGCTTGCTGCGCCCGGTCAACAAGTGGAGCGGGTCCTCGATCGGCTCTGTCGCCATGGGCCAGGAGATCGGCGTGACGCCGCTGCAACTGGTTTCGATGGTGTCGACCATCGCCAACGGCGGAACCTACCTGCCGCCGCATGTGCTCATGCCCGCCCAGATACAGACCGCGGCCGACAAGTCTGTGGCCCAACAGACGCCTCAGCCCATACGGCTCAATGAGGACCTGCCCAATCCCCTGCCCCAGGGCGCGCGCCGGGTGATCTCCGAGCTGGCCGCGGCGCAAATGCGCAAGATGATGGAAGGCGTGGTGCTGAACGGCACGGGCAAGAGCGCGCAGCTCAACGGCTACTCCTCCGGCGGCAAGACGGGCACCGCGCAGAAGGTCGATCCGGCCACGCACACGTATTCGAAGACGATGCACATCGCATCGTTTGCGGGAATTGCGCCGGTGAACAATCCGGTGATCGCGGTGGCCATCGTGATGGATAACCCCAAGGCCGGCTCTTATTACGGCGCGGCGGTTTCAGCGCCGGTGTTTCAAGAGGTCGCGCAGCAGGTGCTGGAGTACCTGGGCGTGCCGCACGATGAGCCGGTGCGCCCAGGCAAGCTTCCCAAGGAGACCCACCAACCGACCCGCGAGGACGATCACGACGAGACCGGCGAGGACATCAACGCGCTTTATGCAGCGGTGAACGATCTGCCCAATGACGACGCGCTGCGGAATCAGACTGCTCAGGCGGTTCAGCCGGCGGCTCAGACCGTTAGTGCCAAGCCAGCGGCTTCGACGGCTGCTCCGGTCGCCCAGTCGACGACAACTGCGGCGGTAGCGCCCGCCAGATCATCGTCCGCAGGCCAGCCTCGCACGATCACGGTGAGCGAGGTTGTGGTCAAGCAGACCAAGCAGGTGAAGGTGCCGTCGTTTGTGGGGATGTCGATGCGCCAGGTGATCGAAACCGCAGCCGGTGCAGGGCTCGAAGTTCAGCTAGCCGGTAGCGGCACGATCCGGGAACAAGCCCCTTCGCCGGGAGCTATGGTTTCACCAGGCACCAAAGTCGTCGTCCGCGGCTCGCACTGA
- a CDS encoding FtsB/FtsL family cell division protein yields the protein MAAATTTFEVGRTWTARVSERNSELMAQQALRRRGVRTPEFYFSKHFDNSRLVKAPDPVRVREMRVFTAAVTVLFSLIMIYGLQHFSAIERSYRVEAEKQQIDQLREENRQLKLSEAQLTQPSRIDTKARELGLAAPQPGQVVHPSARVDASAPALAQINAPAPPVQ from the coding sequence ATGGCGGCAGCAACCACAACCTTTGAAGTCGGCCGCACCTGGACGGCCCGCGTCAGCGAGCGCAATAGCGAGCTGATGGCGCAGCAGGCGCTGCGTCGCCGCGGCGTTCGCACGCCCGAGTTTTATTTCAGCAAGCATTTCGATAATTCACGGCTGGTGAAGGCGCCCGATCCGGTGCGCGTGCGCGAGATGCGCGTCTTCACCGCGGCCGTCACAGTTCTGTTTTCTCTGATCATGATCTACGGTCTGCAGCACTTCAGCGCCATCGAGCGCTCCTATCGCGTTGAGGCCGAGAAGCAGCAGATAGATCAATTACGGGAAGAGAATCGCCAGCTCAAACTGAGCGAGGCGCAGCTTACGCAGCCTTCGCGTATCGACACGAAAGCACGCGAGCTCGGGCTTGCGGCGCCGCAGCCTGGACAAGTGGTCCATCCCAGCGCTCGCGTCGACGCCTCGGCTCCGGCACTGGCCCAGATCAATGCCCCGGCTCCGCCGGTGCAATAA
- the rsmH gene encoding 16S rRNA (cytosine(1402)-N(4))-methyltransferase RsmH has translation MERERHVPVLLKEALHYLAVKPGSTVVDCTLGLAGHSSEILRGLGPQGKLIAFDRDPQAMELAAARLYAVRAELGSQAPQVELIGDAFSSAPMHLADGSVDALLADFGVSSLQLDEATRGFSFMADGPLDMRMDTRRGETAEQVVNEASERELADLIYEYGEERRSRRIARAIVRGRPVTTTAQLAQIVRAAAPAMKQDRIHPATRTFQGLRIYVNRELDEIKSLMEAAPKLLKPSGRMAVISFHSLEDRIVKDSLREGAQKGIWTILTKKPVTAEEEEIERNPRSRSAKLRAAEKTGIRAPGIRGQKLGDRHGGSNHNL, from the coding sequence ATGGAAAGAGAACGCCATGTGCCGGTTCTTTTAAAGGAAGCGTTGCACTATTTGGCTGTGAAGCCAGGCAGCACTGTGGTCGATTGCACCCTCGGGCTCGCCGGGCACAGCTCCGAAATTCTTCGGGGGCTCGGGCCGCAAGGCAAGCTGATCGCCTTCGACCGCGATCCGCAGGCGATGGAGTTGGCGGCGGCGCGGCTCTATGCGGTTCGTGCAGAGCTCGGCAGCCAGGCGCCGCAGGTCGAGTTGATCGGAGACGCGTTCAGTTCGGCTCCGATGCATTTGGCTGACGGATCGGTCGACGCGCTGCTGGCGGACTTTGGGGTCAGCAGCCTGCAGCTAGATGAGGCAACGCGAGGATTCAGTTTTATGGCGGATGGGCCCTTGGATATGCGGATGGACACGCGCCGGGGCGAGACCGCCGAACAGGTGGTAAATGAGGCGAGCGAGCGAGAGCTGGCAGACCTTATCTACGAATACGGAGAGGAAAGGAGGTCGCGGAGAATCGCCAGAGCCATTGTTCGGGGGCGGCCGGTAACGACGACAGCGCAGTTAGCGCAAATTGTCAGAGCCGCCGCCCCGGCAATGAAACAAGATCGGATTCACCCGGCAACGCGGACGTTTCAGGGATTACGCATTTATGTGAATCGCGAGCTGGACGAGATCAAGTCACTGATGGAGGCCGCACCAAAGTTGCTTAAGCCCTCCGGACGAATGGCCGTCATCAGCTTCCACAGTTTGGAAGATCGCATTGTGAAGGACAGCCTGCGCGAGGGAGCGCAGAAGGGGATCTGGACGATCCTGACGAAGAAGCCGGTGACGGCGGAAGAAGAAGAGATTGAGCGCAATCCGCGCTCGCGCAGCGCGAAGTTGAGAGCGGCGGAAAAGACAGGGATCAGGGCACCGGGCATCAGGGGCCAGAAGCTAGGAGACAGACATGGCGGCAGCAACCACAACCTTTGA
- a CDS encoding division/cell wall cluster transcriptional repressor MraZ → MFRGNHPAKVDEKGRLKLPSAFKALVDAGSVSQFYVTSTDGESAQVWPLPEWEKREAQLAESSEMEEAVQKYLSITSYYGQQVEMDAQSRLLIPQILRSAAGLDDEEAAVIGMGSYIAVHNRKRFEQTVLGNKLTREDFGKLADITRRKQ, encoded by the coding sequence ATGTTTCGCGGCAACCACCCGGCCAAGGTCGACGAGAAGGGCAGGCTCAAGCTCCCTTCTGCCTTCAAGGCCCTGGTGGATGCCGGCAGCGTGTCCCAGTTTTACGTCACCAGCACCGACGGGGAGAGCGCCCAGGTTTGGCCGCTGCCGGAGTGGGAAAAGCGGGAAGCGCAGCTCGCGGAATCGAGCGAGATGGAAGAAGCCGTACAGAAGTATCTCAGCATTACGAGCTACTACGGCCAGCAGGTTGAAATGGACGCGCAGTCCAGGTTGCTGATTCCGCAGATTTTGCGGAGCGCTGCTGGACTGGACGATGAGGAAGCAGCGGTGATCGGGATGGGCAGCTATATCGCCGTCCACAACCGCAAGCGTTTTGAACAGACGGTGCTGGGCAACAAGCTGACCCGCGAAGACTTTGGAAAGCTGGCGGATATTACCCGCCGGAAGCAGTAG
- a CDS encoding zinc-dependent alcohol dehydrogenase family protein: protein MHVWQISSFGIDSLEFVERPDPQPGPGQVVVRVHAISFNYRDLMMVKGLYNPKLKLPRVPCSDGAGEVVAVGSGVTQWKPGDRVAGIFMQNWIDGPPSPEKVKGALGGDVDGMLAEYVLLGEDGLVAIPEHLSFQEAATLPCAAVTAWNALCAGDLKPGGTVLIQGTGGVSIFALQFARLKGAKVLGISGNQEKLNRAFDLGLDAGVNYNEVPEWDRWAMEQTGEGVDLIVEVGGLGTLPRSLRALRMGGTIAQVGVLTGVAAPEPLPLPAILHKQARLRGIYVGSRQDFIDMNRAISLTQLRPVGEDFPWSHAREVLARLEEASHFGKLVMTIG from the coding sequence ATGCACGTCTGGCAAATTTCATCGTTCGGCATCGATTCTCTGGAGTTTGTAGAGAGGCCGGATCCGCAGCCGGGCCCAGGCCAGGTCGTCGTACGCGTGCATGCCATCTCGTTCAACTACCGCGACCTGATGATGGTGAAAGGTCTTTACAACCCCAAGCTCAAGCTGCCCCGCGTCCCATGCTCTGACGGCGCTGGCGAAGTGGTTGCCGTGGGCTCCGGCGTGACGCAGTGGAAGCCGGGCGATCGTGTGGCTGGCATTTTCATGCAGAACTGGATCGATGGGCCTCCCTCGCCGGAAAAGGTGAAGGGCGCACTGGGCGGAGACGTCGACGGCATGCTGGCCGAGTACGTGTTGCTGGGCGAGGACGGGCTGGTCGCAATCCCCGAGCACCTCAGCTTCCAGGAAGCGGCGACGCTGCCATGCGCGGCAGTTACAGCCTGGAACGCGCTATGCGCGGGCGACCTGAAGCCCGGCGGGACGGTTCTGATCCAGGGCACCGGTGGGGTCTCGATTTTCGCATTGCAGTTCGCGCGATTGAAAGGCGCGAAGGTACTGGGCATCTCCGGCAACCAGGAGAAGCTCAACCGAGCCTTCGATCTGGGGCTGGACGCGGGCGTGAACTATAACGAGGTTCCGGAGTGGGACCGCTGGGCTATGGAGCAGACCGGGGAAGGCGTAGACCTGATCGTCGAAGTAGGCGGCCTGGGTACATTGCCGCGGTCACTGCGCGCGCTACGTATGGGTGGAACGATTGCGCAGGTGGGAGTGCTGACCGGCGTTGCGGCTCCGGAACCGCTGCCGCTACCGGCGATCCTGCACAAGCAGGCGCGGTTGCGGGGCATCTACGTGGGATCGCGCCAGGACTTCATCGACATGAACCGCGCCATTTCGTTGACCCAGCTGCGGCCGGTCGGAGAAGACTTCCCGTGGAGTCACGCACGCGAGGTGCTGGCCAGGCTCGAAGAAGCCAGCCACTTCGGCAAGCTGGTGATGACGATCGGTTAG
- a CDS encoding BON domain-containing protein: MHFNLFRRGLLFSSAAVLAGTLTVAGCHANHADEKDAVTNSLKTNSLGEVSVSQDREKGVMTLKGNVATDDQKQQAGTLAQQAAPDYQIANEIGVRPPNADQAGSVASNVDNGIEDNFKAAIKAHKALDDQSIRGSAKNGTLEIKGSVKTAQQKEEVEKLAKKIPNVQQVVNELEVKPNKHSSAAGE; this comes from the coding sequence ATGCATTTCAATCTGTTTCGCCGCGGGCTGCTTTTTTCCTCGGCTGCGGTTCTGGCCGGCACGCTGACTGTCGCCGGCTGTCACGCCAATCACGCCGACGAGAAAGACGCAGTCACCAATTCGTTGAAGACCAATTCGCTCGGTGAGGTAAGCGTCTCGCAGGATCGCGAAAAAGGCGTAATGACGCTGAAAGGCAACGTAGCCACCGACGACCAGAAGCAGCAGGCCGGAACTCTCGCGCAGCAGGCCGCCCCCGACTATCAAATCGCCAACGAAATCGGCGTACGTCCTCCCAACGCTGACCAGGCTGGCTCTGTAGCATCGAACGTTGACAACGGCATTGAAGACAACTTCAAGGCCGCGATCAAGGCACACAAGGCCCTCGACGATCAGAGCATCCGCGGATCCGCCAAGAACGGCACGCTCGAGATCAAGGGCTCTGTGAAGACCGCTCAACAGAAAGAAGAAGTAGAGAAACTGGCGAAGAAAATTCCCAACGTGCAGCAGGTAGTCAACGAGCTTGAAGTCAAGCCCAATAAGCACTCCTCCGCTGCAGGCGAGTAA